In Nocardia sp. NBC_00403, the DNA window CCGAACAGGATCTCGTCGAGGGGTACGACTACCTCGCGGGCAGCATCCGCGCGGCCATCCAGATGGCCTGGGCCTATGAGCGGGACTTTCCGTTCTTTGTTCAGTCCACCGGGCCGTACACGAAAATGGGCCTGGACAACCCGGACACCCTGTACTTCCACTCCTACCTGCGACCCGACGCCGAATATGTGGTGACCGGTAAGCGCGGCAGCACCCGTGACTTGAGCTTCCAGGTGCTCAACGGCGACTACTCGCCGGTCGATGTCCCTGACAGCCTCACCGCATTCGACGACCGCGCGATCGAGGTCGCCGCCGACGGCTCCTACGAGCTGCGCCTCGGCCCCGGTGCGGCGCGCCCCGGCTATGTGCATCTCGCTCCGGACTCCGCCATGCTCGTGATTCGTGAGGTCTACAGCGATTGGGCCACTGAGAAGCCGGGCACCGTCCGTATCCAGCGGGTGGACCGGATCGGCGATGCGCCGCCCCCGCTGACCAAAGACCTGATGACCAAGCGGTACGGCGTCGCGGGAAAGATGCTGCTGTCGCGGCTGAACACCTTCCTGGCCTTCCCGAAGTGGTTCTATCTCAACCTGCCCGTCAATACGATGACCGAGCCGCGCTCCACCCCGGGCGGGCTCACGACGCAGTTCTCCTCGGCGGGCCACTACGAGCTGGACGACGATCAGGTCATGATCATCACGGTGCCGAAATCCGATGCGCCGTATCAGGGCTTCCAGCTCGGCAGCATGTGGTACCTGTCGCTGGACTACATCAACCACCAGACCAGCCTCACCGCAGACCAGGCGCAGCTCGACCCCGACGGCATGATCCGGCTCGTGGTCAGCGAACAGGATCCAGGACTGGCCAACTGGATCGAACGCACCGGGCACGCGCGCGGATATCTGCAGTTCCGCTGGCAGCGGCTGGCGCGAGAAATGAAGCCGGAAGACGGACCGACGGTGGAGGTGGTGTCGCTCGACGAATTACCGCAGCGGCTGCCGTTCTACGAACAGGCGCGGGTGACTCCGGAACAGTGGCGGGCACGGATCGCGGCGCGACAGGTCGCCGTGGCGGAAAGGATGTTGGGCTGATGTTGTTGCAGGACAAGGTCGTTGTGGTCTCGGGTGTCGGTCCCGGCCTCGGCAGGGCGATCGCGGTGCAGAGTGCGCGCGCCGGCGCCGACGTGGTACTCGCCTCGCGCACCGAATCGCGACTGACCAAGGTGGCCAAGGAGATCACCGAACTCGGCAGGCGTGCGGTGGTGGTGCCGACCGATATCAACGACGAGGCCGCCGTGGTCAACCTGGTCGAGACCGCGCACAGCGCGTTCGGCCGGGTCGATACCCTGGTGAACAACGCGTTCGCGATTCCACCGATCACCGATCTCGCGACCGTCGACCTGGACGACGTGCGGGCCGGCTTCGAGACGAATGTGCTTGCCGCACTGCGGCTGACCCGACTGTTCGTGCCGGCGCTCGCCGAGACCAAGGGGTCGGTGGTGATGATCAACTCGGCGGTGCTGCGGCATTCACGACGCACCTTCGGTCCCTACAAGATGGCCAAGGCGAGCCTGCTCGCGCTGGCGCAGAGCCTGGCCACCGAGCTCGGACCGCAGGGTATCCGGGTGAATTCCGTTGCCCCCGGCTATATCTGGGCCGACAACCTGAAGTGGTATTTCAACTATCTCGCCGAGCAGCGGGGGATCACCGCCGAAGAGGTCTACGCCGAAACGGCGAGGACCATCGACCTGCGCAAGCTTCCTGAACCCGATGAGATCGCCGACGCCGTGGTGTTCTTCGCTTCGCAGCTGGCGAGGGCGATCACCGGGGCCTGCCTGGATGTCAACGGCGGCGAGTACCACCACTGACCGGGTGCGGGTGTCCCGCATCAATTCTGAGGAGATGACTGTGATCGGCAGAGACGACGTCGGCACCATCGACGATCTGCACGCCTCGGCGACCAAGGTCGTCGGGCTGGACGACTTCGGCGACGACGGCTACCGCGAAGGACTTCAGGTACTGCTCGAGTCCTACGCCAAGGACGCGGAGCTGACCCCCTTCGGCAACAAGGTGAATCGCGCATTCCTGCGCGGCGCACTGATCGCGCGACTGCTCAGTGAATCCGCGTGGCAGCGGTTTCCCGAGCACGCCGAGGTGGCGATCGAACGGCCCATCTTCGTGACCGGGCTGCCGCGCTCGGGCACTACGGCCGTGCACCGGTTGCTCAACGCCGACCCGGCGCACCAAGGTCTGGAAATGTGGCTGACCGAGATGCCGCAGCCGCGGCCGCCGCGCGAGACGTGGGCGGACAACCCGGTCTACCAGCGGATCGAGGCCGCGTTCGAGAAACATCACGTGGAGCACCCGGAATTCATGGGTGTGCACCATATTTCGGCCGACCAGGTAGAGGAATGCTGGCAGTTGCTGCGGCAGTCGGCGATGTCGGTGTCCTACGAATGCCTGGGCTATCTGCCCGGCTACTCCGAATGGCTGCGCGCACAGGATTGGACCGACGCCTACCGCAGGCACCGGCGCAACCTGCAGCTGATCGGCCTGCCGGATGCCGGCCGCCGATGGGTGTTGAAGAATCCCAGCCATCTGTTCGCGTTGGATGCGATCTTCGCGACGTACCCGGATGCGCTCGTCATCCAGATGCATCGGGATCCGCGCACCATTATCGGATCGGTGTGCAGCCTCAACGAGCAGGCCTCGGCCGGGTGGTCGGACAAGTTCCGCGGACCCGTCGTCGGCGCAACGCAGTTGGACCTGTGGGCCAGGGGAGCGGACCGGTTCCTCGCCGACCGCAAGCACCACGATGCTGCACAGTTCTGCGACGTGTACTACGACGATTTCGTCGCCGACCCGATCGGCACCGTCGGCTCGATCTATCAGCGCTTCGGTCTGTCATTGAGTGCGGAGGCCGAATCGGCGATGGTGGCGCTGCATTCGGAGAGCACATCGGGCGCTGCACGTCCGGCACACCGCTACACGCTGGCGGATTTCGGGCTCACCGCCGATCAGGTCGACGCTCGCTTCGCCGACTATCGCAACGAGCACTTTCCCGGCAGGTAAGCGAATCGTTGGGTCGGATGCTGTCCCGCCCCACCGAGATTCGTGCGACGGGTGTGCCGGGACTCTGGCCACGGCCCGGCACCGCGCACCCATAGCGAGCAGACCGGACCCGTGAGCTATCGACTCACGCCTGCCCGGGTTTGAGCACGATGAACAGGCCGCGTGCCTCGGCGCAGAGCCGGTCGCCGTCGTGCATGGTGGCGCGCACGAAAACCTTGCGACCCTCTTGGCGTTCGGCCCAGGCGCGGACCGTCAATTCGGTGTTGAGCGGGGTGATGGATCGGTAGTCCACGGTGAGGGAGGCGGTTCTGGTCACCGCCCCCGCGTGCACCGCCGCGGCCATGCCGAGCAGATCGTCGAAACCGATGGCTACCTGCCCGCCGTGCGCGGCATTGTTGCCGCCGAGGTGGAAGGTGCGAAAGCTGACGCGGGCGTCGACACCGCTCGCGTCGGCGTGGTCGATCATGAAAGGCGGGAGTGTGATGTTTCCGCGGGCGGGCAGATCGAACCTGGTCCAGACCGGCGTGGACCACTCGTCCACGATGGCCGCGTCCAGCTTGTCGTTGAGTTGCTTGAGGACGCCGATCGTCTCCAACGCCAGCTCGTCGGAGGGGCTGGCCAGCCGCACTCGATCCATCAGGCTGCGCACCTGCTCGATGAATTCGCCGTAGTGCGGTCCGCCTCGAGTAATGTCGGCGTCCTGCTCATCGTGTGCGTTGATCAGCTCGGACATCGGCCGGAACCCGCCCTCGTGATGCTCTTGATCG includes these proteins:
- a CDS encoding SDR family oxidoreductase, which encodes MLLQDKVVVVSGVGPGLGRAIAVQSARAGADVVLASRTESRLTKVAKEITELGRRAVVVPTDINDEAAVVNLVETAHSAFGRVDTLVNNAFAIPPITDLATVDLDDVRAGFETNVLAALRLTRLFVPALAETKGSVVMINSAVLRHSRRTFGPYKMAKASLLALAQSLATELGPQGIRVNSVAPGYIWADNLKWYFNYLAEQRGITAEEVYAETARTIDLRKLPEPDEIADAVVFFASQLARAITGACLDVNGGEYHH
- a CDS encoding sulfotransferase family protein, whose amino-acid sequence is MTVIGRDDVGTIDDLHASATKVVGLDDFGDDGYREGLQVLLESYAKDAELTPFGNKVNRAFLRGALIARLLSESAWQRFPEHAEVAIERPIFVTGLPRSGTTAVHRLLNADPAHQGLEMWLTEMPQPRPPRETWADNPVYQRIEAAFEKHHVEHPEFMGVHHISADQVEECWQLLRQSAMSVSYECLGYLPGYSEWLRAQDWTDAYRRHRRNLQLIGLPDAGRRWVLKNPSHLFALDAIFATYPDALVIQMHRDPRTIIGSVCSLNEQASAGWSDKFRGPVVGATQLDLWARGADRFLADRKHHDAAQFCDVYYDDFVADPIGTVGSIYQRFGLSLSAEAESAMVALHSESTSGAARPAHRYTLADFGLTADQVDARFADYRNEHFPGR
- a CDS encoding PaaI family thioesterase; translation: MNEQQAGDSLPDQEHHEGGFRPMSELINAHDEQDADITRGGPHYGEFIEQVRSLMDRVRLASPSDELALETIGVLKQLNDKLDAAIVDEWSTPVWTRFDLPARGNITLPPFMIDHADASGVDARVSFRTFHLGGNNAAHGGQVAIGFDDLLGMAAAVHAGAVTRTASLTVDYRSITPLNTELTVRAWAERQEGRKVFVRATMHDGDRLCAEARGLFIVLKPGQA